Below is a window of Streptomyces qaidamensis DNA.
CGACGTTCTGCGTCCCGCCGGTGTTGGCGCTGCCCAGCATGTACAGCCGGCCGCCCACGTTCAGCACGCTCGGGTCGAGCATCCAGGCGCTGTTGAGCTGCCCCTTGTAGGTGTACGGCCCCATGGGGTCCGAGCCCGCGCTCTCCAGCACATGGCTGCGCTGTGTCGGGTTGTAGTCGGACACGTTCTGCCCGGCCACGTAGTACAGGTACCAGCGGCCGTTGAGGAAGTGCAGCTCCGGCGCCCAGATGTTGCAGCAGCGGGAGGCGGCGTCGCCCTTCCACACCTGGACGCTGGGGGCGGTGGAGAGCCCGGCGAGGGTGGTGGACTTGCGGATGGTGATGACGTCGGTCCAACTGGTCGTCACCAGGTAGTAGTTGCCGTCGTGGTACGAGATCCAGGGATCGGCGCCTTTGACGGACTTGACCGGGTTGGAGAAGGAGGCGGCGCTCGCGGAGGGCTGGCCGAAGCTCAGCGCGAGCAGCAGGGCCGCCAGCAGGGTCAGTAGGCGACGGGCCATCCGCTGCTCCAGTTCAGGAGGTTGATGCCGAGTTTGGGTGTGCCGTTCGCGTTGCCGTCGTAGTAGTGGTAGACGATCAGGTCGCCGTCGGCGTCCTTCAGGATCGACTGGCCGCCGGGGCCGATGACGCTGCCGTGGGACTCCAGGACGGGCGTGCCGCCGTTCTTCATCAGGTCGACGCCATTCTTGTCGCGGTACGGCCCGGTGACGCTGGAGGCGCGCCCCACCTTCACCTTGTACGTCGAGCTGGTGCCGGCGCAGCAGGTGTCGTACGAGGCGAAGAGGTAGTAGTAGCCGCCCCGCTTGACGATGAAGGGCGCCTCGACGGCCTTGGTCCCGGTGGGGCGGGAGGCGAGCGAGTGCCGGGTGGTGTTGGAGGAGAGCTGCTTCCCGGTGGACGGGTTGATCTGGATCATCTTGATCCCGGTCCACCAACTTCCGAACGACAGCCACCACTTGCCGTCGTCGTCCACGAAGAGGTTCGGGTCGATGGCGTTGAAGTCGCTGGACGAGCTCGAGGTGTAGACCGTGCCCTGGTCGGTCCAGCTGCCCGGCTGGCCGGTGGTGGAGGTGGCGAGGCCGATGGCCGAGGTGTTCGAGCCGAACTTCGAGACGGAGTAGTACATCAGGTACTTGCCGCCGTGGTACGAGATGTCCGGCGCCCAGGCCTCCGGCACGGAGGAGTAGTTCCGCCACCAGCCCGGCCGGCTGGAGAAGGCGTCGCTGCCGTTGCGGAAGGCGGTGCGGTCGCTGCTGGTCTTGTTGGCGATGCCGCCACCGGTGGCGTAGAGCAGGTACTGGCCCGACGAGGTGCGGAGCATCGACGGGTCGTGGGTGACGACGTCACCGGTCACCCGGCCGGGGTTGGGGTACGCGGACGCCGTGCTCGGAATCAGGGCGAGCAGGGCTGCGGCGGGGAGTGCGAGCAGGGCGGTGCGCCTGCGCACGGGGGTGCGGCTCATGCGGGTCCTCCTTGCGGTGGGGGTGAAAGTGCTGCCGATATGTCGAACAGCGATCGCAAGTTCGAACGGGACCGTAGAATCGAACCCCTTGCGCGTCAATGGTTCGCGCAGCAACGACCGCGCCCCGAGGAGGAAATCCCTCCCCGGGGCTGTCGCCGTTCCCCGGAAAATCAGCCGGTGGGGAGACCCAACCCGTAGTACGTCACGTGATAGCCGTCCACGTACGCGGCCTCACCGCCGACGATCAGACCGGCCGGCTCGGCCACCCCCGCCGCCCTGGCCGTCGCCACGAGCATCTCAGCGAGGGCGCGGCCCTTGGGCTGGCCGGGCCCTCCCGCGTCCACGCGCCACACCGGATCGTCGTCGCGCCAGACCGAGGCGGTAGCCGGGTGTTCGGCGACGGTGCCCCAGCCGAGCGCAGCCGCATCGACGCCGTCCGGGGCGAAGCAGCCGATCGACAGCCGGTCGCCGCACGTGACATCGAAGAGGAGGGGCGCACCACCGCCGGTCCGCCCGTAGAACGGCATCCCGAAACCGACACCGAGGGCGACGGCCTCGGCGGGCAGGGCACCCAGGAAGTCGCCCAGCGACCGGGTGACGGTCTCCCAGCTGCGGGCGGTCCAGCCGCCGGGGAAGCCGAGGCCGGCGTTGGCCGGATCGCGATTGCTGCCGAAGAAGCCGCTGAGGGCGTGCTCTTCGCCGTGGCCCTGACGCCAGAACCAGTTCTCCGCCGGGCCGGTGGGCTGCAGGACCAGCTCCGGCCCCGCCTTCCCGGCGCGCAGCTCCAGGGTGTCCGGGCTGCCGCGCCAGCGCATGAAGGGGGCACCCCACAGCGGCCCGCTGTCGTAGAAGGGGCCCATGTCGCCGTGCGACCCCATGACGGACGGCCGGCCCAGGGCCGCGGTCAGTTCCTCGCCGGCCGCGCGGAAGGCGGCGGCCTGTGCGGGGGCGTCGGATGCGGCGGCCGCCACCGGTACCGCGAGCTCCACATACGACTCGCCGTCGGTGTACCGCTCTTCGTAGGTGCCGACGGGACGCAGGCGGGCGTCGCCCGAGGAGAGGCCGGTGATCAGGACCGGACGGTCCGCCGTGCCGCCCCGGGCCCAGCCGAGCCCGTCCGCCAGGGCGTTCACCCCGTCCGGCGTCCAGCCGCCGGTGTCCGCCGCGCGGAGTCGTCGGGCGAGGTCCGCGAGCGATGGTTCTTCAGTGCTGCCCCGTTGTGCGTTCATGCGCTCATCGTGCCGCAGCCCTATCCCTCGATGTCGAGCACGGTCCCGTACAGCCGGTCCACCCTCAGCCGGATGACGACGCGCCGCTCGTCGACCAGTTGCCGGAGGAATGCGCCCTCGTCCTCCGGTTCGGCGCCCGCCGGGATCATCGCGAGCAACTCCCGGCCGACCGCGTCGCCGGGAACCGTGGTGGGCTCGGAGACCTCGGCGTCTCCCTCGGCGACGGCGAACGACCAGATGTCCCCGCCCTGTACGTGCAGCGCGGCACGGGGTGCGCGGCGCAGGTGCTTGACCTTGACGCGGTCGGCGGTGGTCGAGAAGCGCACCGTGCGGGACTCGGCGTCCCAGCTGTACACCAT
It encodes the following:
- a CDS encoding pyridoxamine 5'-phosphate oxidase family protein, with product MTQRPEPRPLSDAALSDLLGKQQFGTLATVKRSGHPHLTTMVYSWDAESRTVRFSTTADRVKVKHLRRAPRAALHVQGGDIWSFAVAEGDAEVSEPTTVPGDAVGRELLAMIPAGAEPEDEGAFLRQLVDERRVVIRLRVDRLYGTVLDIEG
- a CDS encoding arabinan endo-1,5-alpha-L-arabinosidase; the encoded protein is MSRTPVRRRTALLALPAAALLALIPSTASAYPNPGRVTGDVVTHDPSMLRTSSGQYLLYATGGGIANKTSSDRTAFRNGSDAFSSRPGWWRNYSSVPEAWAPDISYHGGKYLMYYSVSKFGSNTSAIGLATSTTGQPGSWTDQGTVYTSSSSSDFNAIDPNLFVDDDGKWWLSFGSWWTGIKMIQINPSTGKQLSSNTTRHSLASRPTGTKAVEAPFIVKRGGYYYLFASYDTCCAGTSSTYKVKVGRASSVTGPYRDKNGVDLMKNGGTPVLESHGSVIGPGGQSILKDADGDLIVYHYYDGNANGTPKLGINLLNWSSGWPVAY